ATCTGGTAGGCCATGGCTTTGTAGACAAGCTCGGCTTCTTTGTCCCCTTCCCTGATCCGCTGCTGGACGGTAAGGCCATCGTTCGTGCCCAGGTAATCCACCATGCCTCCGGCACCTTTGATTTTCTTTTTCATCTCATCGAGGGTATATTTTCCACTGAAGCACAAATCGATCAGCTGTGTTAACGGTAGTGTACCACTTCGTTCTGGAGTGAACGGTCCATCCCCATCAAGCGCGTTGTTAACATTCACAACTTTTCCTCTCCTGTGCGCACCTATCGAAATGCCTCCACCCATGTGGACGACGATGAGGTTGACTTCTTCGTAAGTTTTCCCAAGCTGTGCTGCGGCCATCCTCGCCGTCGCTTTTTGGTTGAGTGCGTGGAATATGGATTTTCTTTTGAACATGGGATGTCCGGAATAGCGCGCAAGTGGTTCAAGTTCGTCGACTACAACGGGATCGACAATGAACGACGGAATTCCGTACTTTTTCGTGAATTCGTACGCAATCAACGCACCGAGGTTGGAAGCATGTTCACCGTTCTTTCCCTCTCTCAGTATTTCAAGCATATCCTCGGATACTTTGTACGTTCCGCCCGGAATCGGGTCGAGTAATCCACCGCGTCCCACAACGGCGGCAAGGTCGTTCGGTTCGATGCCTACCTCTTTTAAGAATTCCTCGACAATCCTTGCCCTGAACTCGAATTGGTCCGTTAGCTTCTGGAACGGTGCGAGTTCCTCGGTGGAGTGTC
The genomic region above belongs to Fervidobacterium thailandense and contains:
- the buk gene encoding butyrate kinase, whose translation is MKILTINPGSTSTKVAVFEDEQLLHSKTLRHSTEELAPFQKLTDQFEFRARIVEEFLKEVGIEPNDLAAVVGRGGLLDPIPGGTYKVSEDMLEILREGKNGEHASNLGALIAYEFTKKYGIPSFIVDPVVVDELEPLARYSGHPMFKRKSIFHALNQKATARMAAAQLGKTYEEVNLIVVHMGGGISIGAHRRGKVVNVNNALDGDGPFTPERSGTLPLTQLIDLCFSGKYTLDEMKKKIKGAGGMVDYLGTNDGLTVQQRIREGDKEAELVYKAMAYQIAKWIGKMAAVLKGEVDAIVLTGGLAYDKEFMVKWLTEYVSFIAPVLVFPGGDEERALAMGALRVLRGLEQAKNYAENVLKI